In Candidatus Methylomirabilota bacterium, the genomic window GCGAGCTTGTGGATGACCAGGGCCTCGCCGATGATCGAGCCCACCGTCATCCGCGGATTCAGCGACGCGTAGGGGTCCTGGAAGATGATTTGCATGTCGCGCCGCAGGTGGCGGAGGGACCGCTTGTCCAGCGTGGTGACGTTCTTGTCCTCGAACCACACCTCGCCCGCGGTGGGCTCGATGAGGCGGAGGATGCAGCGGCCGGTCGTGGACTTGCCGCAACCGGACTCGCCCACGAGTCCGAGGGTCTCGCCCTTCAGGATCTCCATCGAGATGTCGTCCACCGCGTGGACGCGGGCCACTTCACGGGAAAAGAGACCCCCGCGGATGGGGAAGTACTTCTTGAGGTTCTTGACCCGAAGAAGCGGCGTCTCAGCCATGGCGTCGTGTCCCTCTCAGTACAGCCAGCAGGAAACCTTGTGGCCGGGCTTCACTTCCTTGAGCACCGGGTCCTTTTCGGTGCAGACCGGCTTCACGAACGGGCAGCGCGGGGCGAAGCGGCAGCCCGGCGCGATGTCGCCCCGCAGCGTCGGCACGGTGCCGCCGATCACCTCGAGCCGCCGCCGCTCGGTGGCGGCGAGGTCGATACGGGGGATCGAGCGCAGGAGGCCCTGAGTGTACGGGTGGAGCGGCTCCTTGAAGAGGTCGGCGACGGAGGCTTCCTCGGCGACCTTGGCGGCGTACATGACGACCACCCGCTGGGCGGTCTCCGCGATGACGCCCATGTCGTGGGTGATCAGCATGATGGCCATCTTCAGCCGCGCCTTCAGCTCGTTGAGGAGCTCGAGGATCTGCGCCTGGATGGTGACGTCGAGCGCGGTGGTGGGCTCGTCGGCGATGAGGAGCTTGGGATTGCAGGACAGCGCCATCGCGATCATGATGCGCTGGCGCATGCCGCCGGAGAGCTGGTGCGGGTACTCCTTGACGCGGCGCTCGGCGTTGGGGATGTGCACGAGCTTGAGCATCTCCACCGTCTTGTCCATGGCGTCGCGGCGCCCCAGGCCCTCGTGGAGGCGGAGGGCCTCGGCGATCTGCTCCCCGCAGGTGAACACGGGGTTCAACGAGGTCATGGGCTCCTGGAAGATCATCGAGATCTCTTTGCCCCGGATCTTCCGCATCTGGCCCGCCGGCAGGTCGACGAGGTTCTTGCCGTCGTAGAAGATCTGGCCCTCCACGATCTTGCCGGGCGGCTGCGGGATCAGCCTCATCACCGACAGCGCGGTCACCGACTTGCCGCAGCCCGACTCGCCCACCACGCCGAGGGTCTCACTCTTGTCGATGTAGAGATCGACGCCATCCACCGCGCGGACCGTCCCCTCGTCCGTGAAGAAGTAGGTCTTGAGGTTCTTGACTTCGAGAAGGCGCTCGGCCATGTGGGGGTCCTCTCAGCGCCAGGCGGCGGTGATTTCCCGGAACGCGTCCAGGGCGCGGTGGATGTCCTCCGAGTCCACGTCCTTGTGGGTCACGCAGCGGATCGAGGTCGGACCCGCGTGGTGCACCTTGATCTTGCGGGCGGCGCAGCCCGCCACCAGCTGGGTGGCGCGCTCGGCCGTCGCGATCTGGAAGCGCACGATGTTGGTCTCGACGGTGGCGAGGTCGAGGGTGAGGCCGGGCAGGCCCACCAGGCCCTCGGCGAGGCGCCGCGCGTGCGCGTGGTCCTCGGCGAGGCGCTCGATCCCGGTCTCCATGGCGACGAGGCCGGCCGCCGCGAGCACGCCCGCCTGCCGCATCCCGCCGCCGATCATCTTGCGCACGCGCCGCGCCCGCGCGATGGCGTCACGCGAGCCGCAGATCAACGAGCCCACCGGCGCGCCCAGTCCCTTCGACAGGCAGAAGGTGACCGAGTCGACGTGGCGCGTGAAGTCCTCCGCGGGCCGCTTGAGGGCCACCGCGGCGTTGAAGATCCGCGCACCGTCGAGATGCACCGGCACGCCGGCCGCGTGGGCGGCCTCGGCCACCGCGGCGATCTCCTCGGGCGTGGAACAGGTGCCGCCGTGGCGGTTGTGCGTGTTCTCGATGCACACGAGCCCCGTCACCGGGAGGTGGATGTTCGCGCCGCGCACCGACTCGCGCACCTGCCGCGGGGTGAGGAAGCCGCGCTCGGTCACGAGGGGCCGGGTCTGCAGCCCGCCGAGCCGCGCGGCGCCGCCGACCTCGGAGGTGAAGACGTGGCAGTCTGCGTC contains:
- a CDS encoding GntG family PLP-dependent aldolase — protein: MHDVVELRSDTFTLPSQAMRDAMARADVGDDVYEEDPTVRRLEALAARLTGKEAGLLVTSGTQGNLVAILAQTQPGQEILLDADCHVFTSEVGGAARLGGLQTRPLVTERGFLTPRQVRESVRGANIHLPVTGLVCIENTHNRHGGTCSTPEEIAAVAEAAHAAGVPVHLDGARIFNAAVALKRPAEDFTRHVDSVTFCLSKGLGAPVGSLICGSRDAIARARRVRKMIGGGMRQAGVLAAAGLVAMETGIERLAEDHAHARRLAEGLVGLPGLTLDLATVETNIVRFQIATAERATQLVAGCAARKIKVHHAGPTSIRCVTHKDVDSEDIHRALDAFREITAAWR
- a CDS encoding ABC transporter ATP-binding protein; translation: MAERLLEVKNLKTYFFTDEGTVRAVDGVDLYIDKSETLGVVGESGCGKSVTALSVMRLIPQPPGKIVEGQIFYDGKNLVDLPAGQMRKIRGKEISMIFQEPMTSLNPVFTCGEQIAEALRLHEGLGRRDAMDKTVEMLKLVHIPNAERRVKEYPHQLSGGMRQRIMIAMALSCNPKLLIADEPTTALDVTIQAQILELLNELKARLKMAIMLITHDMGVIAETAQRVVVMYAAKVAEEASVADLFKEPLHPYTQGLLRSIPRIDLAATERRRLEVIGGTVPTLRGDIAPGCRFAPRCPFVKPVCTEKDPVLKEVKPGHKVSCWLY